The Terriglobus roseus sequence CTTCGGCAAACTTCGAAGAATTCTGTACCGCGCCGTTCGTCCGGAAGCGACCAGGGGAGTGCGGATCGATCTTGATGCGTCGAACCGCCTCCTGCTCCCGGGTGTTTTCGCACCACACCTGCGCAAAGCCCAGGAAGTAGCGCTGGTCCGGAGTGTAGCCATCGATGGGCTTCGACGCGTCCGGTCCGAGCTTGGCGAGTTCCTTATGCAGAGCCACGTAGGCCACCTGCAGGCCACCGTTATCCGCAGTGTTCTCGCCCAGGGTCAGCTTGCCATTCAGCTTCTGTCCAGGGACGGGCTCGAAGTTCCCGTACTCATTGACTTCGCACGCAGTCCGCTTATCGAACTCCGCCTTGTCTTCCTTGGTCCACCACATCCGCACATTGCCCTGCGGATCGTACTGGCTGCCCTCGTCGTCGAAGCCGTGCGTCATCTCGTGGCCGATGACCACACCAATCGCGCCGAAGTTTACGGCAGGATCGATCTTGAAGTCATAGAACGGCGGCTGCAGAATGCCAGCGGGGAAGTTGATGTCATTGTTCGACGGATCGTAGTAGGCGTTCACCGTGGGCGGTGTCATGCCCCACTCCTTCTCATTGACCGGCTTGCCGATCTTTGCCAGGTCGCGGCGATCGTTGAAGACGGCGACCCGCTCGGCGTTGCCGACACGGTCGTCACGCTTCACTGCAATGGAGCTGTAGTCGCGCCACGTCTCCGGATAGCCGATCTTGTCGCGGAAGGCCCTTAGCTTCTTCTGCGCTTCGACGCGTGTGGTCGGGCTCATCCAGTCGAGACCCTCGATGTCCTCGCCAAGCGCGGCTTCCAGTTGGTGTACCAGTTCCTGCATGTTGGCCTTGGCGGCAGGCGTGAAGTTCTTCGCCACCCAATCCTGTCCAACGGCTTCACCCAGTGCGCGGTCGGTCGCCTGTGTGCAACGCTTCCAGCGCGGCGCCTGCTCCTTCTGGCCGGAGAGTGTGCCGTTGAAGAACGCGAAATTCTCCTGGTCAAACGGTGTGGAGAGATTCCCGGCAGCGCCATGCAGCACATGCCAGCGCATGTAGCTTTTCAGATCTGCAACGGAGGCGCTCTGGATCTCCGCATTCATCGCGGTGAAGTAACCCGGCGTCGCAACGTTCAGCGTGGTCACCGGCGTGCGGATGGAGCTGAAGTAGTCCGCCCAACGATACGCAGGAGTACTTGCCTGTAGATCGGCCAGCGTCTTGACGTGGTAGACATTGGCAGGGTCGCGCATTTCCACGCGGGGGAGTGAACTCTTTGCCAGCGCCGTCTCAATGCGCATGACAGCCTGCGTCTCGGTGGCGGCCTGCTCCGGTGTGTCACCCAGCAACGTGAACATCTTGGTCACATGCGCAATGTACTTCTCGCGAATGCCCTTCATGCGGTCATCGTCCTGCAGATAGTAATCGCGGTCGGGCAGTGTCAGGCCGCCCTGAAAGACTGCGGGGATCTGCTTCTGGCTGTCCTTCTGATCCTGTTCGGATCCGAAGTTGTAGAACAGGCCGATGCCGTGCTGATCTTCCAGCGTTCCAAGCAGCTTCGATAGCGTGGCCTTGTCCGTCCATGCGCCAATCTTGTCCAGGGCGGGCTGAATGGGCTTGGCACCCAGGCGATCGGCCAGGCTGTCGTCCATGCATGCGGCGAAGTAGTTACCGTACTTGGTCTGCAGCGGTGTCGCCGGCTTGTCCGCAGCCTGCTGCAGCAACGTGTAGATGCTGTACAGGTTGTGCTCACCCAGCTCGTCGAACCGGCCCCAGCGAGTCTTGTCCGCGGGAATGGGATTGTTCTTGCGCCAGTTGCCGCATGCATACGCGTAGAAATCCGTGCACGGATCCGCGGTCTTATCGATTGCGGTCAGATCCATGGAGACGCCGCTCTTTGGGACGGTGATCGTCGGGCTCTGGCCGTCCAGCGCGAGCGTCATCTGTTGGGCGCGTGCGGAGAACGGTGCGGCGAAGGTAAGCACAGCGGCTGCTGCCAAAGCAGAGCGAAGAATCCGATTCATAGGTCAGGGGTCCCTTGGGTATTCACAAGCAGACTCGGCGTGCGCGCGAGCCAGCTTCTGGAAACAATGTAGAAGAAATTGCTGAAGCCGTTACAGAGAATCTTCATGCGTCAGGTCCTGGCGCGAAGTGGACCGGTCCCGTTCTGGTCTGTAAGCCCTATTCTGCGGTCACGGCAAAGGGTTGGAAGTCGCTCGCCGCAAGTGGCCTTTCACCCCGAGTTCGCAACCCGAGTGCAAGATCGCTTAGGATGACGGTGTTTCCTGTGAGGACCTTTGAATGCCGTTGAATCGCCGAAGCTTTCTGAAGCACGCTGGACTTGCCGCTGCTGCAACCCGTTTTCCTTTGATGGCGCTTGCGCAGGAGCAGCGTCGTATTAGCCCGAATGACACCATTCAGATTGCGCTCATCGGTGCCGGTGGTCGTGGCCAGTCCATCACGCGGAACGCATTGACACTGCCCGGCGTCAAGCTACTGGCTGTGGCGGACTGCTATGACGGTCGCCTGGCGCACTCGAAGGAGATCTTCGGTGCGGACGTGATGACGACTCGCGACTACAAAGAGATCCTTGCGCGCAAGGACATTGACGCAGTTGTGATCGCCACGCCCGACCACTGGCATCGCCAGACCGCGCTGGATGCGATGGCTGCGGGCAAGGACGTCTACTGCGAGAAGCCCATGATTCATGAGTACGCCGATGGGCCGCTGATGATCGAGGGCGCGAAGAAGCACAGCCGCATCCTGCAGGTCGGTTCGCAGCGTGTCTCGAACATTGCGTATGTGAAGGCGAAGGAGCTGCTCGCCTCCGGTGCGATCGGCAAGCTGAATATGGTGCAGGCACACTGGGATCGCAACAGCGCACAGGGCGCGTGGGAGTACACGGTGCCACTGGATGCGAACACGCAGACGTGTGACTGGCCACGCTTTGAAGGCTCTGCTCCAAAGCATGCGTGGGACCCGGAACGCTTCTTCCAATGGCGTAAGTATAAGGACTATGGCACTGGCGTTGCCGGCGACCTGTTCGTCCACCTGTTCAGCGGCACGCACTTCATTACTGGATCGCATGGACCCACAAAGGCTTACGCGACGGGCGGCCTGCGCTTCTGGAATGACGGCCGCGATGTACCGGACGTTCTGCTGGGTCTCTTCGACTACAGCGGTCCCGGCGGTGACTGGAACCTGGAACTTCGGGTGAACTTTGTCGACGGTGGCGCAGAAGGTGAAGGCTTCACCTTCACGGGCTCCGAAGGCACGCTTGAGATCAACTCAAAGGGCCTGATCCTGAACCGTGTTCCGCGTGAGAAGGGACCTGGCATGTCCATCGAAAGCTTCACACTCGATATGCAGAAGCGGCTCCGGCAGGACTACTTACAGAAGCATCCGGAAGATACACGCCTGCAGTTGAACACCATCACGGATAACGCGACGGAGACTTACCTGTTACCCGGTGGCTACAACGATGTCGTCGATCACTTCCGTAACTTCTTCAGCAGCATGCGTACGCGTCAGGAGCCTGTGGAAGACGCAACCTTTGGATACCGTGCGGCCGGCGCTGCGCTGCTGTGCCTGCAGAGTATGGAAAAGGGCACTGCAGTCCGTTGGGATCCGGAAGCCATGAAGCTGAAGGCATAAGTAAGCACTTGCTGGGCAGGAGCGCTTGAGCAGCTAACATCCGCTCGCGCTCGTGTTCGGTCTGTCTATTTCTCTTCCTTATATTCTCCGCTTGTCTTCCGCTGCATCGTCGGCGGATGCTATGTGAGTTGACTTACTTAGTCAGCATGGGCGGCATGATGCTTCTTGATAACAGCAATCTATGTCGCATTAGTCGCAGGTTATTGCAGTATGTCGTGTCTTGTCGCGACTTACTCCTTCGTCTCGTGAATATTGCTATTTACGGAAGAGGGACTTAGGACCAATGGGTGTTGTGCCGCAGTGGCGGAAGTGCGATGCTCGCCTTTCTTCATCCACTGATCTACGGCCCGGAGCCAGCCAAGGCTCTCGCGTTCCCCTTTTCTTTGAGGTCGCTCGATGATTCGTTCGCGTATTGCAGGTTCTGTTTCTGCCCTTGCCATTGCTGCCACACTTACTACGACTCTGTATGCTGCCGACAAGGCTGTGGACAATGGCCGCGTGTCCGCAAGCCAGAATGTGTCATTCAATGTCTATCTGCCATTGCAGAATCGCAGCGCTCTGGATGCGCAGATCGCTTCGCTGCATGACTCCTCCTCCGCGCAATACCATCACTGGCTGACGCCTGAGCAGTTCGCGGCGAAGTTCGCACCCAGTGCTGCGCAGATCGCCGCAGTGCAGCAGCAGCTTGCCTCGCATGGACTGACAGTGACCGCAGCAGGACCGCAGCGGCTGCAGGTAAGCGGATCCGCTTCGGCCGTAGAATCGGCACTGCAAACGACGCTGCATAAAGGCACCTTCAAGGACGGACACACTGCAGTCATGGCGGCTTCCAAGCCGGTAACGACCGGCGCGCTGGCAGAGCAGGGAGCTGTCATCAGCGGACTCTCCGGCTTTGTGCGTATGCGTTCCTTCGCACATAAGGCCGCCTCGGTCACGCCCAGCAACCGTTACAGCGCTACGGGCGCTTACTGGTTCACTGACCTGAAGCAGGCGTATAACTGGCCGTCTTACACCACTTACACGGGCAAGGGAACAACCATCGGCATCCTGATGACGGGTGACTACAATCCGTCGGACATGACGCTGTACTTCAGCCACGAAAAGCTGGCCACGCCGAAGTTCTCCACGGTACAGATCAACGGCGGCGCACCGTACGACCCCAACGGATCGTTCGAGACACACCTGGATCTGCAGCAGAGCGGTGGCATGGCACCCAACGCCAAGATCATCCTGTACAACCTGCCCGACCTGTCGGATGACAACATCATCGCGGGCTTGTCGAAGATCGTGAATGACAACAAGGCAGACGTGGTCAGCATGTCGTTCGGCGGACCAGAGATCTTCTACACCGCGGCTTACAACGACGGCACCGACTACACCTACCTGATCAAGCAGGAGAACGACCTGATGGCGCAGGGCAATGCGCAGGGCATCACCTTCATTGCCAGCTCCGGCGACGCGGGTGCTCTGACGGCGTTCCCGCCGGCTTGCTTCGATGGCGTGCCAAACTGCGGATCGGCGCTGCCATCGGCATCGTTCCCTGCGTCAAGCCCGAACGTAGTTGGCGTGGGCGGCACGAACCTGGTGACAACCTACACGTCCAGCACCGACCTCAACTCCGCTTACGTCCGTGAGTCGGCGTACGCAGATCCACTGACCGGCGACATCTTCTACGGCACGTCGTCGACGGGTCAGTACTGGGGCTCGGGCGGCGGCGACAGCATCATCTTCAAGAAGCCGCTCTTCCAGGCGCTCACCAACACCGGGAATGCCAAGTTCCGCACGGTGCCGGACGTCGCACTGCACATGGGTGGCTGCCCGGCGGGCACCATCTCCTGCGGTGCAGATGACAGCGCCGACATCCTGACCATCGATGGCATCAACTACGGCGTCATCGGCACCAGCGCATCGGCTCCTGACTTCGCTGGCTTGACCGCGCTCGCCGTGCAGCGCTTCGGCACACGCCTTGGCAATGAGAACTATTACCTGTACGCGCTGGCGCTGTCACAGGAGATCGGCCTGACGAAGAACGTCTTCCACCAGGGCATCCCCGGCTTCAACGGCCTGTACTACACCACGCCGAAGGGCTACAACCGGGTGCTGGGCAACGGAACTGTCTCCGCAAAAGACTTCCTGCTCGCACCATTCGTACCGTCCGCAGGCAAGCCGCAGACGCCCAGCAATCCGTAGAAGCTAACCCTCCCCCCTCCCCCTTTGTTTTCGTAAAAATTAGAAAACAAAGGGGTTGACGTTTCCCGAAACGGCAAAAATTAGATTCGAAACGACTTACAGGCAAAAATTAGAAAACAAAGGACTTAGCGCGCCGCGATATTCGCGGCGCGCTCTGTTTTGTTCCGGATGTTTTCGGGGCTATTTCTATTTTGGTGAATTCGCGGAAGTAGACGGCCAACAAAGTTTGAGGTGTAAGTGACGCTGGAACTATGACTTAGTGAAGACCGGCCGGCTTTGGGGGCTTGACAGGTGGATTGGCGTTGACCGGATGGTTTCAGCTGTTCGGACTTTCGCGTAGTCCACGCCTTCCCAACCACCACCCGATGACGGTGACTGAAGCAAACAGCGCTACGACGAAGAGGTTGGGGTAGACGATCGCTCCTGCCCATCGCGGTTCGTGCCCGGGCGGGCCTGCCCAGTAGGAGCTGACGGGGAGAAGCGACGGCACGTAGAAGAACGGGAGCCAGTACGACAGCGAGATGAGGGCGGCTGCGGTGAAGGCGATGAAGGGTTCTGTTGAGGGGCGCCAGAGCAGCCAGGTGGCGACGCTGGCGACCCCGGCAAAGAGAAAGAGGAGGATGGCTGCGTGGTAGCGCGCGTGCGGGTGCCAGAGTGGATTGAGGAGATGGTTGGCGCTCCAGTCCAGAAGGAACGACATCAGTGCACCACCCATGAGGACAAAGGTGAGAAGTAGTCTGCCGAGCCGGACGCTGTTCATGTCGACTCTCCTTTGCAGATCTTCTATATGAGTGAGCGCTCACTATGCAATCATCTTTTTGAGGATCACGGGAAAGCAGGCTGGATGTGACGACAGTTCCGAAGGGGCGGCCCAATCGTAAGGCGCTGATTGTTGAGGCGGCGGAGACGCTGTTGCGGGATCGCGGCCTGGGCGGGGTCACGACGCGCGCCGTGGCGGAGGCGGTGCCGTGTTCGGAGGGGGCGATCTATGTGCATTTTGAAGACCGGTTCGCACTGATCCTGGAGGTGTTGCACGCCAGCCTGCCCGAGATGCTGGTTCCGCTGCATGCCCTACAAGGGAAGGTGGGAAAGGGAACGCCGGAAAAGAATCTGGTTACGGCCGTGGAGGGATTACTGCGCTTCCATGGCCGCGTGGCTACGATGCTGTGTTCGCTGATGACAGAGCCGAAGCTGCTGGAACGGTTTCGGAGCTCACTGGAAGAGGGCGGGAAGGGGCCGGATCGCGGGATTCTGACGCTGACGAACTACATTGCGGAAGAGCAGCGGCTTGGGCGGATTGGAGCGGATGTAGATGCGAAGATGGCGGCGAGTTCGCTGATGGCGGGTTCGTTCTTTCATCAGTTCACGCAGGGGCTGCTTGGGGTGGGAGGGAAGATGAATTCGCGGAGGCTGGTGCGGTTCGCGATCTCGGCTTCGGGGAAGTAATTTGCGGCGGGTGGACACTGCACCTTGCGTCCGTAGGATGATTGTTCTTGCAAGCGAAGGCCCAAAGCAACGTACCAGGGTGGATCGGTGAGGAGTTTCTCTGTCGCGGGCCTACAGCCCGCAGTTCCTCTTCCTGCATTTGACCCAGGGCTTTGCCCTGGGCTGGGAAGTCGCGCACCTTCAGTGCGCCCTGTATGCAGTGCACAAACGGTCGTACGACTTCAAGGTTTTTCGAAGGGAAACTCTAGGTGAAGCGGCAGCAGATTCATTGCAACCGCGGTTAGTCGCGGGTCGGTTACGTCGGCAGCATGCGATTGGTCGATTTCCGGCGCTGGAGGACGGGTTTGGGCGGGGCTGGTTGAAGGGTGTCCCCTACATAGACCGCGCGGAACCGTAGTGGGTTGCCAATGAGGATTGATCCCAGTACGGGCATCATGGGAGCCTCGTCTCAGACGCGAGACGTGAACCGCGCTCGATCTCGGGCTCGAGGCTCACGCTATCCCTTTGCAGATCGGGAAGTGAGCCCTGCTTGAGAGGGAATAGAAACATTTATAGATCTCAATTGCTTTTCAAGCGGTATCGCATCGGACGGGCAGAGAGACCTTACAAATCCGACTTTACCTAGTAAGCTTTGGACATCTTTGCTGCGACCACGCGTGGTGACTTTTCCGCGCTTGAGATTGTGGATTCCCGCACGAATCTCTCGAACCTTAAGTTTGCACGCCCTTAGCTCCTCCCGACCAAGACGGGCGCCGGTGACCAACTTAGAGCTTTTCCCCGTGAGGATCACACGCTTTTTTCTCGAGTCCCTTAGGCCGTTACATGCAAGCGTCTGCCGCACCAGTTCCATAACGTCACGCGACCTCTCACCTGAAAAGGTAAGATCGTCCACCCACACGGTCGCCACGATGTCTTTCGCAACGCAATCCTGAATGATTGGTCCGTAAATTGAGGCAAGGAACAGATTCGCCAACGTTGGGCTAGTTGGAGCACCTTGGGGGAGGTGGAAATCGCATGTAGTTAGTTTTGTGAGTATTTTCGAAACCGGCGCCGAGCAGCATAGGATCTCGTGCCAGACCTTGTAAACATGTTCGTTGGTAAGATTTGGATAGTAGCTTTTGATATCCATCTTGACGATGGTGGTAGCGCCCAAGTGAGCGGCCGCATGCTCACGAACGCTGCGTTTCGGGACCGCCCCAAAGAGAAAATTAGGAAGGTTGAGTGGGAGCAGAAGTCTAGAGAGGATCCTCCTTTGAATCTTCTTTAACTCCACACCCGGGTTATCGATTTTCCTGAGCTTTTTAGTTTGCGGCTTCTTGGCATGGGGCTTGAGCGGTTTTGCCTGCTCAAACGGGGAGTAGTTTGCCTCCCATTCAGCTAAGCGCAACAATGCCTCTCGGCTTGCGCCGAGCAGATGTTCGAGTTCGCGGAGGCTGCGTAGTGGCAGCTGATCCAGAGGGAGACGTTTGTTGCGCTGAAGAGTCATGAGAGTCTCTATCAACCTGCATTAAGAGTTCTGTAAGTGCCAGAGACAAACTCTCAATCTGTCCTGGTTTCGCTCGCTGCGCATCAGCCTCGCTTATGCCGAGCAAGCTAAGAAGATGAAAAGGCATCCTTAGAGCTTGGGCCAGTTTTTCGATGGTATCGAGCGTGGGCTGGCGCTTTCCGGATTCGATGAGAGAGAGATAGCTCCGATCGATGTTAGCGCGGTCCGCTAGTTCGCCTTGAGAAAGATCAGCAAGCGAGCGTGCTACACGGATAGCTTTTGAATAATTCATGTAAACCACCTGAGATGAAAGGAAAAACGGCTCCCCTTGGGACTTACGCGATGACTTGAGCATGTGCGACTTCATAGGCTGCTTCTGCGATGCGAGCTACAACCAAGCGGACTTTTTCGTGGTCTAGCCTTGTCGCCTTCTGCAGCTTCTTTAGATCGCGGATGCCCTCGATCAATGCTTCGCGCTGCCCCGACGTCAGTTCGTTGTTTGCGTCACCGAGCATCTGCTTAATTAGTTCGATGCACGATTCGATTAGCTTTGACGTTTTCATAGTTGTTTCCTCTTCTCCCGTTTGAGCGGGGGCGCGTTCGCCGGAACCAGAGAAGGAACGAATGACGTCGGGGAGCCGTTCTCTGAGAGAGCCTAGCGAACACTGGGGCGCGCTGGCTGCCAGGGGTTGAGGCTTCGCCTCCCCGTTCTGGACTTTAGGGGCAGGAATTACCTGCCTGGGAATCAAATGATTCCCAATTACGCCTATTTCTAGGCACCTGATTCCGATAAATCACACCAAGGATTGTCAAAGAGCTTTTCGAAAACATCAGCAGTAGCGCCGATCCATTGCTAGGCTATGACCTTGCTCCGCCCGTGTCAACACAAAAAATGACTCAAAGAAACATTATTTACACAGCAACCGATGCCATCGTCCATTACTAGCGTTCGTGCCGAATTAAAACACTTCATCTGGAGGGCAAGTACGACAACGGCAACCGGCTACCGGCTAATCTCGGACAGCTCTCAGCGCCACTTGATGTTGCAGCCGAGGCTTGGGCTTTGTGGGGCGATTGGGGGTTGGTTTGTTAGGAGGGCCTGGATGGCGGCTTCGAGGTCGGCTCCGTGGGCTTCTGCGTGGATTTCCGGGTGGCGTTCGAGGCCGTTCTTTGCGTCGGAGTCGCGGTAGGGGCGGGTTCGGTCGAACTGGGCGTGGTAGGTAAGTTCGTAGTTGGTGTCGAAGAGGTAGAGGTCAGGGGTGCAGGCTGCGTGGAACTCGCGGGCTGTCTCCTGGGTGCTGTCGAGGAGGTAGGGGATGCCGAGCTTGTCCCAGCCGAGTCGGGTGGCCTGTTCGCGCATGAAGTCGGGGCCGTCCTCAGGGTGCTCGAGGATGTCGTTCGACATGATGGCGACGGCTGCGATGCGGTCGGCATACTTCGCGAGGAGCGCGGTAAGTGCCTTCTCCATGTGCATGACGAAGGGGCAGTGGACGCAGACGAACAGGACGAGGAGGCCTCGTCGCTCGGTGAGGTCGTCCGGACCGCCGAAGATGTCGTCGCGGCCGATGCCGCGATCGGAGAGCACGTCTTTCAGTTCAAAGGCAGGGCAGGTGGTGCCGAGGGCGAGATCGGTGTTCGAGGGTGTGCGTGCCATGCTCCGATGATAGCGAGTCAGCCTCGTGTCGTGAGCCAGCCGGTGGCTGTTACCGGGCGCGGGGTTGGAGGGAGCTCTCCTGCCGGCGGTTTTGGCCCCGCCTTTGTTTCCTGTGGAGGGTTGATGGCACGGCAGAAGCCGCGCCCCTCCGAAAGATTGCGCT is a genomic window containing:
- a CDS encoding M13 family metallopeptidase, giving the protein MNRILRSALAAAAVLTFAAPFSARAQQMTLALDGQSPTITVPKSGVSMDLTAIDKTADPCTDFYAYACGNWRKNNPIPADKTRWGRFDELGEHNLYSIYTLLQQAADKPATPLQTKYGNYFAACMDDSLADRLGAKPIQPALDKIGAWTDKATLSKLLGTLEDQHGIGLFYNFGSEQDQKDSQKQIPAVFQGGLTLPDRDYYLQDDDRMKGIREKYIAHVTKMFTLLGDTPEQAATETQAVMRIETALAKSSLPRVEMRDPANVYHVKTLADLQASTPAYRWADYFSSIRTPVTTLNVATPGYFTAMNAEIQSASVADLKSYMRWHVLHGAAGNLSTPFDQENFAFFNGTLSGQKEQAPRWKRCTQATDRALGEAVGQDWVAKNFTPAAKANMQELVHQLEAALGEDIEGLDWMSPTTRVEAQKKLRAFRDKIGYPETWRDYSSIAVKRDDRVGNAERVAVFNDRRDLAKIGKPVNEKEWGMTPPTVNAYYDPSNNDINFPAGILQPPFYDFKIDPAVNFGAIGVVIGHEMTHGFDDEGSQYDPQGNVRMWWTKEDKAEFDKRTACEVNEYGNFEPVPGQKLNGKLTLGENTADNGGLQVAYVALHKELAKLGPDASKPIDGYTPDQRYFLGFAQVWCENTREQEAVRRIKIDPHSPGRFRTNGAVQNSSKFAEAFSCKQGQPMAPVNACRVW
- a CDS encoding Gfo/Idh/MocA family protein, giving the protein MPLNRRSFLKHAGLAAAATRFPLMALAQEQRRISPNDTIQIALIGAGGRGQSITRNALTLPGVKLLAVADCYDGRLAHSKEIFGADVMTTRDYKEILARKDIDAVVIATPDHWHRQTALDAMAAGKDVYCEKPMIHEYADGPLMIEGAKKHSRILQVGSQRVSNIAYVKAKELLASGAIGKLNMVQAHWDRNSAQGAWEYTVPLDANTQTCDWPRFEGSAPKHAWDPERFFQWRKYKDYGTGVAGDLFVHLFSGTHFITGSHGPTKAYATGGLRFWNDGRDVPDVLLGLFDYSGPGGDWNLELRVNFVDGGAEGEGFTFTGSEGTLEINSKGLILNRVPREKGPGMSIESFTLDMQKRLRQDYLQKHPEDTRLQLNTITDNATETYLLPGGYNDVVDHFRNFFSSMRTRQEPVEDATFGYRAAGAALLCLQSMEKGTAVRWDPEAMKLKA
- a CDS encoding S53 family peptidase — translated: MIRSRIAGSVSALAIAATLTTTLYAADKAVDNGRVSASQNVSFNVYLPLQNRSALDAQIASLHDSSSAQYHHWLTPEQFAAKFAPSAAQIAAVQQQLASHGLTVTAAGPQRLQVSGSASAVESALQTTLHKGTFKDGHTAVMAASKPVTTGALAEQGAVISGLSGFVRMRSFAHKAASVTPSNRYSATGAYWFTDLKQAYNWPSYTTYTGKGTTIGILMTGDYNPSDMTLYFSHEKLATPKFSTVQINGGAPYDPNGSFETHLDLQQSGGMAPNAKIILYNLPDLSDDNIIAGLSKIVNDNKADVVSMSFGGPEIFYTAAYNDGTDYTYLIKQENDLMAQGNAQGITFIASSGDAGALTAFPPACFDGVPNCGSALPSASFPASSPNVVGVGGTNLVTTYTSSTDLNSAYVRESAYADPLTGDIFYGTSSTGQYWGSGGGDSIIFKKPLFQALTNTGNAKFRTVPDVALHMGGCPAGTISCGADDSADILTIDGINYGVIGTSASAPDFAGLTALAVQRFGTRLGNENYYLYALALSQEIGLTKNVFHQGIPGFNGLYYTTPKGYNRVLGNGTVSAKDFLLAPFVPSAGKPQTPSNP
- a CDS encoding DUF6640 family protein translates to MNSVRLGRLLLTFVLMGGALMSFLLDWSANHLLNPLWHPHARYHAAILLFLFAGVASVATWLLWRPSTEPFIAFTAAALISLSYWLPFFYVPSLLPVSSYWAGPPGHEPRWAGAIVYPNLFVVALFASVTVIGWWLGRRGLRESPNS
- a CDS encoding TetR/AcrR family transcriptional regulator; the protein is MTTVPKGRPNRKALIVEAAETLLRDRGLGGVTTRAVAEAVPCSEGAIYVHFEDRFALILEVLHASLPEMLVPLHALQGKVGKGTPEKNLVTAVEGLLRFHGRVATMLCSLMTEPKLLERFRSSLEEGGKGPDRGILTLTNYIAEEQRLGRIGADVDAKMAASSLMAGSFFHQFTQGLLGVGGKMNSRRLVRFAISASGK
- a CDS encoding reverse transcriptase family protein; translation: MTLQRNKRLPLDQLPLRSLRELEHLLGASREALLRLAEWEANYSPFEQAKPLKPHAKKPQTKKLRKIDNPGVELKKIQRRILSRLLLPLNLPNFLFGAVPKRSVREHAAAHLGATTIVKMDIKSYYPNLTNEHVYKVWHEILCCSAPVSKILTKLTTCDFHLPQGAPTSPTLANLFLASIYGPIIQDCVAKDIVATVWVDDLTFSGERSRDVMELVRQTLACNGLRDSRKKRVILTGKSSKLVTGARLGREELRACKLKVREIRAGIHNLKRGKVTTRGRSKDVQSLLGKVGFVRSLCPSDAIPLEKQLRSINVSIPSQAGLTSRSAKG
- a CDS encoding helix-turn-helix domain-containing protein, with amino-acid sequence MKSHMLKSSRKSQGEPFFLSSQVVYMNYSKAIRVARSLADLSQGELADRANIDRSYLSLIESGKRQPTLDTIEKLAQALRMPFHLLSLLGISEADAQRAKPGQIESLSLALTELLMQVDRDSHDSSAQQTSPSGSAATTQPPRTRTSARRKPRGIVALS
- a CDS encoding thioredoxin family protein yields the protein MARTPSNTDLALGTTCPAFELKDVLSDRGIGRDDIFGGPDDLTERRGLLVLFVCVHCPFVMHMEKALTALLAKYADRIAAVAIMSNDILEHPEDGPDFMREQATRLGWDKLGIPYLLDSTQETAREFHAACTPDLYLFDTNYELTYHAQFDRTRPYRDSDAKNGLERHPEIHAEAHGADLEAAIQALLTNQPPIAPQSPSLGCNIKWR